ATCTCTTTACGCAATTTATAGCCCTGATATCTCGGGCTCAAAGGCAGGCATTGTGTTTGAGTGAGAAAGTGGCAGGTGAAGTTTCAGTTCCACTGTCAGAAGCTTCACGCTCCAGTTGGCGAATGAGCTCTACTGCCGTTGGCTTATTGTGTCATCTTGTAAACATGCAATTATTAGAGCCAGGTGTGAAAAGACAATTCGGCCGGCACGTGGGACGGGTTTAACTTTGTACAAAACTAGAATAACAAACCTGTTTGGCAAATCACATTTGTCTAATAAACTGTCTACACTACCAACCCTGTAGTTAGCTGGTATTTTGCTTCTCCACGTTTTACCATAGTTCGTAAAGCACTCATCACATATGCGCgtataaaatatatattacaAGGCTCGGAATTCAGTAACGACTTTGCATATGGCAATCTTTAGACTTCTCAGCTCTATTCGAATAATAGTGGTTAACATTAGTTTTTTTGCTAGTTTTTTCTTCAACACAAACTCAGACAATATTAAGTCCACGCTGTAACCAACTCTGTTCCTTTGAAGAGAACCATATTAGTGGTAAACGCCTGGTGATTTAAAAAGTACATTACATTATACAGGGAATAGGTAGCTTAAGCAAAGCTGTTTTAGCCGTTGACGAACGTCAACCTGAAGTAAACTTTTGGCATTCTAGCATGGGTAGTGGTTTTGTCAAAATtttgggcaaattgtctctatGAGAGTTAAGACACTGAACAGttcaaatttggtagcgtcgaGGAGTTTTAAAGTGGAAAACGCCTCACCTCCAGTTGACACGCGTCGCtgaaaaacgcctttgcttaaggtccctaatgtttCAAAATACGTCAGAAGTGTCTCAAAGATATGGTTCCTCTATGCCTTAGAAGCCTGCTTGGATAATTTGGAGATACCCTAAAACCTTGCTTCTCTAATCGCATATCTTAGAGGAACTTTGGTGGTCTCAAAGaagttttaggtggcttttcCGTCTCATCCGACACTTTTAGCTACCCTGATGGGTTCGGTAAAAAGTTCGAGGGAATTGAATAGCCGtattttcattagaaaattctaAAAGACGTTTTAAGTGCCTTCACCGAAGTTTTGAGGAGGCTTTTTTGACAATGATCGTAATCACGCTTGGtataaaaatgtgaaaacatAACTTGGGAAAATCGTACGTAACAAGTTCTCATGTTCAAATTTTTTAGACGATGAACGAAAGAGATATAGAGATATAGGAAGTGCATGATCGCAAGCTAGAAATTTTTGGCGTTCAGTTTCttgagctttagaaatttctacaCAAAAGTTGCTCCTTCGAACGGTTATTTCACAGGACGGAGTGCTGGTTGCCCCTGAAATtctttatattttctttaattaaacTCACCCACTTAAAACGAACATTAATGGTAATGCCTACTTAAGGACCATCTCTTCCTTTCCAATCGGCAATCTCTTAGAAAGTTATCCGCGCTAAAGCGGAACTAGAAGCTGCCAAGAATTGGTCAAGCCTGtaaaaaggcatatttttattctttcacTTTGATTTGAAAGAAAAGTGATCAGTGCTGCTATTTAAACATCATGTCAAATGGGATGACTATGGTTTTTAATTTTGCCTGAGGATATTAACTGTTTATCAGTAGGATGCCTGAAATATGTGTGTATGTCCACAATTTCAACTTTTATTAGGCATCACTTTGAGAAAACTTTATGAGGAGCCACGCACAACGTATGGAGAATTAGTGGCAGAACATACTTTTAAGGAAAACaatcaaaaattaataaaaatgtatACAAAATTAATCAGTTCTAATCAAAACTCGGTAGACACTTCAACCAACAACCTAGCGCACTATTTTGGAAACCTGAACAAAACATCAGGAGTCCATCAGGTCTAGGTTATGTATAAATGTACGTGTTTTCAGTTCACCTtgtttaatttctattttcatAGATTTAGTTCACGGAATATCATAGTTCTTTGCTTGTCATAGACGTTTAGTTTGTTGATGCTAAATAACGTTTTGTGGCTTTCATTAGTTTTACACAGTAGAActaacctcgataactcgaactcgaataactcgaattccccgttaactcgaactttttcctttcccttgatcaaaatttccctgaaatttaccccgataactcgaattccccgctaactcgaactgtttttagTTTCCCTTCAGAGgtcgagttaccggggttctactgtattttgaTCCAACAAAACGTGCATTTTTGTCAACGTAATCAACATGACCCACTTAGTGCGGACTCTTCGTTAATACGGATGGGGCCATGGTTCTCTCACAGACCGTACTGACGTTGGAGTTCGCCTCCGAGCCCCTCAAAAACGAGAGGAGTTTAGGTCTTGGTTTAAAGTCAGTGTTAGGTCTGCTGTTGGGGCTATTAGAAAACAATTGGGGATAAAATCAGTGGTTCAGATGAAAACTTCCAGTGTATCGGTTAATGCGAATTCCAGATgccaggaaatttttgcttgtgaaatccagaatccaggctTGGAGtccggaattcagctcaaggaatctgcaatcccactaacgattggaattcggaatccaagTTTCACTGAAAAGAAATCCGGATACAATGCCTGGAATCCAGAAGCCAATTTTGTCGTGCATTACCTTTCATTGGGCGAGTAAAATACAAGAAGTACAAGTTTCGTTCCtcgtaagggaatccaagacaatcttggattctgaattccactCTTTGTCAGCGGAATTAACGttgaattctggatttcaatcgttagtggAATGCAGGATCCGGCAATATCGTCGGCTTAAATGATCGACAAAActagaccattatttttggaattcagttgaTACGAAGGCATGAATAGCGAATAGCACTGCATAGCCCCATTTAAAAGAGTCGTCAGTATTTTACTATTCTTACGAGCCCTATATGAGTCATGCCTTAACAACCACATGCAATTTAACGGTTCTTAATTAAATGGACCTTAACTGCTCTGGGAAGTGTCTCTAGCTTTCTTGTGTATATCCCTAGAAGCCGGGGTCTAAATTTAACACAAGCCGGGAGGCGGGAGAGCTAAAGAGTAACAAAATAAGCCTTTCAACTATAGTTATAGTGGGGTTAACTGTCAAACGTCAATTGCCTAAAAgactttaattttaatttaaactttaacCGCCACAAGCTGTATTTTGACTCCTACCGTAAGAGCAGGCCCTCCATATTATATGATCTTCTTGAAAGACTCTAATGTGTTTTGGTAGAGTTAAAAGCCTACACAGAACGGCAGTTCCGGCACTTGAGCAAAAGCAATCAATATTTTAATTCAGCCGGAATTTAATTACTGAGATGTTTTCAAGATACAATAGATCGTCTAGCTGTTCAGATCCTCGGTTAGCATGGTGTTAACGCAGTACTGAAAAGGTTTCTTCAGTTACGACCTCTGGACCACtgttatttcaaaactgttatCTGGTCTTATCTTTATAATCAAGCCCTCTTCGTTTTCAACCGGATCTGAATCGGTATTGACCCACGCGGAGTACACACTGCTGTCTACACACAGCCGATTATAAGTACAAGCATTAGCTAGATTTCAGCGCCTTTTTCTTACAGCCTCGCAGCATCTCAGCTGAAACTTAACAGTTGAACATTGCTTGGGAAAAAAGCATATGCCTAGTAGACTGAGCCCCCAAGCCGATCAAGAAAAGCTTTTGTATATCCCCATTGTTTCCGCACCATTAAGGGTCTTTATCAGACCAATTTGCCTTGAAAAACAGTGGGCAAACTTAAACAATCTCGGCGGTATTAGATAGCTCTCAGCTTGTGCAATTAGTTCATACCACATGATATTGATAATGAAACCTCAGCATTTGTTGACGTGGGCTgactgaaaaaaacaatttactgaGAAAAATAGACCAACCCGGCTTCTCACATTACCGATGGTCACTTTCGTCAGTTTGCAGTCTTCCATCtacttaagtttttcttttcgtctTGTACATAGGCatcaacaattttttaaaaaggcaaGAGTTTGTTAATGCAAATATACGAATAAAATCTACTGAGCTACTTCCCTGTTGTACTATTTATTACGCTGTACAAGgatgttctaacttttgaatctgtcgatgaaatccttaagtgtgaccattcaaatgaaagctactgagcttCTTTCCCGTTGTACCATATTTATTATGCTGTActaggtggttctaacttttgagtctgtggattaAATCCTTTAGGGTGACCATTTTATGAATTATGGTATAAAAAGGCCTCTGAGCAGTATTTTTCGAAAGCGCACTGCATGAGTGTTTATCAGGGCACCCGTACAAGATGGCTCTATCAGACTTACAAGTTAAACTCCTGACTCTTTGGGTGAAATTCTTAAACGGctttactgagcagtacttttaTAGTTGACATTTATTATGCTGTAATAGGTGGTTAGAACTATCTGAGTCGGCAGGACTAAATGATCATACAGCGAGGCAATCTAACTGAATTCAAAACAGAGCAGCCATTAATTATTCCATAGCTACTGTTcggtgttaacactctgcgaaattaaagttgaaaaagGTTTCTAGACAAATAAGACTAAAGAAAAATGCAAACCCTAGTACAACTTGAAAATACCAGCGTTAATTCTTCAAAACAAGATCGAACGCTGTCAGCAGCTTCTCGGGAGTTTTATTCAAAGCTCTTtgttcactgtttattctaaaTCCCGTGGTTGTCTTTCACAAAGTACAATTGTAGATCTAGAGAGGGGCGTATTGTTCCCTCAAACAACAAACGCATCGGAATATAAAAGCACTTTTACTCGGTCAAGCGTTAGTAATTAACTGCTCCGTGGTCGCCAGGCGAGCGAACAAAGGCCTTAGATAAACAGGTTAACACCGAGCCGTGGGAAAGTTTGCGATTGTTTAAAATATGTACATTTTAACGAGTTGATCATGTATAGGTATTCCGAGAAATCTAGGAACTTAGAAACTGCTCGAGTCAGTATAAAGTTATATCTGCGTTTTCTTTGAATGCATTtgatgttatgttatataagtATGTCAAAGTTGTTGTCAAAATGGACCCTCTTTGTCTTGGCGAAATCTTTTGTCCTTAGTTAGAGGGCAAAGCGTATTTACCCTGTAGAATTTTTTACACGCTTTGCTCGTCTGTCCACCTTACACAAGTCGTTCCGATAGAGTGATTCCCTGAGGTCTGATTGGATAATTCAACAATGCatattctattttcttttcatgaCACGTGCATAGCGTAAGTGCGGATGATGTCCCCGTGCGATGCCCAATCAACAAGTCGGAAATTACTTAACATAATATCATTTAATTTACTTATTTATAAATCGTTGTCTTATGGCAAGGAGACGTATAGCTGTTCAGGAACTTGTGGGTTACTTATTCTTCTTCTAGTTAAAAAATGAAACGCTCATTCAGCGAGATTAATGATTCCACGGAGGGGGATTTTTTCAAGGGAGGCGAGAACGAGTGAGTAGTGTTTTTAAAGGTCTCCAGTCACTTTGATGCTCCTTAAACGTTGATTAATGAGCTCTTATCTTTTATCGTTTCAAGTTCCGACGGTGTGGAGAATGAGCTCGAGAATCCTGAAACAAGGGCGAGGAAGAGAAGGCGAGGAGTAAGTCAAAACGAAAATATCCTTTTTTATGGGTGGTAAATTCCCAACGTTTTAACAAAATGGTTTCGTTTTCAGCAAATTGAAAAGAAGAGAAGAGATAGAATAAACAGTTCTCTTGCGGAGTTACGGCAGTTGGTTCCGGCCGCGTTTAAGAAGCAGGTGGGTTATCAGCTAAAATTGATCAGCTTCAATTTCAACAACTTCTCTGACACGCGCAAAATCATTGATACGGCACGTCCAAACTTTCTGGAGAAAAAAGAGACACAAAAAAGACTTTACTACACCATTGCCAGATGATGTTAATTAAAATGTAACAGAAGCTACTAGAATCCGGGAAAACACTCAGGAAATTTGTAGGAATTTTCCGCCTAAAGCGCAATATCATTATCTCTTTAGCGGCTTCAGTCATGAACGATCGGTACTTagttaaaaaattatcttttcgCAGGGATCTACTAAATTAGAAAAGGCGGAGATATTGCAGCTGACCGTGGAGCACCTCAGAGACTTGAAATACGGAGCTGAACACACCAGAGGTGAGAGAAGAGACATTCGGTTGACGGTGAAATTTTTAAGTCGTGTTTTGATAATATTGCTAGAGGCTACATATATCAGCTTTTGtggtttttattcattttccgGCAGCGCGCAAGCTAAGATGAAAACTTAATGGGCGGAGTGGACAGTTGAGTTGTAAAGCTTTGCGTAAAGCGCACAGATAAACAATAACTACTCCTAAAACTGCGCTTTCCGAGATACCAATATCCAAGGATTTTCATGGTTTCGCGTTTAACTTTGCGAGACTGTGCTAAAACGATGGTGTTCTTCTGATCATGATATCGCAAAGGGATAATGCCAGCATCTGGGTTTATAAGCACGAGAAGAGTCATTCATGATTATTCATTTCACATTTTGCCCTTAGGTCTCGCTATGACACGCGCCGTCGAAGAACGCATTACAGGGCATCAGGAATGCATACCTGACAGCCATCTGAGCTTATCAGCGCCGGTGGAGACCGCGGAAACCGCACACGTCTCACCAACGTCCTCTACAAGGCGGCAAATCGTTAACAAGATTAACTGCCTCGCCGCCCTACCGGGCGGTCACAATGGAATAAACCCGCCTAAGACGGGGCTA
The sequence above is a segment of the Porites lutea chromosome 3, jaPorLute2.1, whole genome shotgun sequence genome. Coding sequences within it:
- the LOC140929339 gene encoding protein deadpan-like, whose protein sequence is MKRSFSEINDSTEGDFFKGGENDSDGVENELENPETRARKRRRGQIEKKRRDRINSSLAELRQLVPAAFKKQGSTKLEKAEILQLTVEHLRDLKYGAEHTRGLAMTRAVEERITGHQECIPDSHLSLSAPVETAETAHVSPTSSTRRQIVNKINCLAALPGGHNGINPPKTGLTLSTMETDKQLCSSTQTFTTLPLNAGRSEVCEMSQARKIRDWGLTVAFNYPSVLPLQRPGLGNVLQTPLIQAGPLIDWSMSLITKTNYSVPFPSSWSP